A single window of Streptomyces griseoviridis DNA harbors:
- a CDS encoding methyltransferase has product MNLPVAPARLPAADLDRVRRAAARAAAQDTDAALADLLPDLTDAERADLARHVVFDHTAVLVFPDSLDGLCEELRRCGLRPGPVTPSVIVRERLERRYGAVVHDVPVAITHVTAGERSVEVFALPVPPDSPLQAVAADERAAEHEAHHAFATTAPGQVVPAGLRALLQERGGAVPDGGGYNGHENVTVLYYRTRAHRRFELRLPGRQDPLPDPASALLTTLTGAWATQAVATMAELRLADHLAAKPGLGADPLADLTGTDPDALRRLLRYLTVLGLLSCADGTYHVTAVGERLRTATEFSLHPLALLYGGPFYDSFAGLTHAVRTGQDTFTLRYGQHHFDHFADRPALDALFHRAMAASAEMITPVPHLVDFSTARRVVDVGGGKGALLGRLLSAHPHLEGVLLERPTALEAARAELAAAGVGARCSFVAGDFTAAVPEGGDVYLLSRILHDWDDDRCLTILATCAAAMRPGARLLVVERLLPLPEGTPSPAVAWDVHMLCNVGGRERHESHYRALLTRAGFTPGACRALPLSGFLIEAVRAEG; this is encoded by the coding sequence ATGAACCTCCCCGTCGCACCGGCCCGGCTGCCGGCCGCCGACCTGGACCGCGTCCGGCGCGCCGCCGCCCGCGCCGCCGCCCAGGACACCGACGCCGCCCTCGCCGACCTGCTGCCCGACCTCACGGACGCCGAACGCGCCGACCTCGCCCGCCATGTGGTCTTCGACCACACCGCCGTCCTCGTCTTCCCCGACTCCCTCGACGGCCTGTGCGAGGAACTGCGCCGCTGCGGGCTGCGGCCGGGCCCCGTCACCCCGAGCGTGATCGTCCGCGAACGCCTCGAACGCCGCTACGGCGCCGTCGTCCACGACGTCCCGGTCGCCATCACCCACGTCACGGCGGGCGAGCGGAGCGTGGAGGTGTTCGCGCTGCCGGTGCCGCCCGACTCCCCGCTCCAGGCCGTCGCCGCCGACGAACGGGCCGCCGAGCACGAGGCGCACCACGCCTTCGCGACCACCGCCCCCGGCCAGGTCGTGCCGGCGGGGCTGCGCGCCCTGCTCCAGGAGCGCGGCGGCGCGGTCCCCGACGGCGGCGGCTACAACGGCCACGAGAACGTCACCGTCCTGTACTACCGCACCCGCGCCCACCGCCGCTTCGAACTGCGCCTGCCGGGACGCCAGGACCCGCTGCCCGACCCGGCGTCCGCCCTGCTGACCACCCTGACCGGCGCCTGGGCCACCCAGGCCGTCGCCACCATGGCCGAACTGCGCCTCGCCGACCACCTCGCCGCCAAGCCCGGACTCGGCGCCGACCCCCTCGCCGACCTCACCGGCACCGACCCCGACGCGCTGCGCCGCCTGCTCCGCTACCTGACCGTGCTGGGGCTGCTGAGCTGCGCCGACGGCACCTACCACGTCACCGCGGTGGGCGAACGGCTGCGCACCGCAACCGAGTTCTCCCTGCACCCGCTGGCCCTGCTGTACGGCGGCCCCTTCTACGACTCCTTCGCCGGCCTCACCCACGCCGTCCGCACCGGGCAGGACACCTTCACCCTCCGGTACGGGCAGCACCACTTCGACCACTTCGCCGACCGGCCCGCCCTCGACGCGCTCTTCCACCGGGCGATGGCCGCGAGCGCCGAGATGATCACACCGGTACCGCACCTGGTGGACTTCTCCACCGCACGCCGGGTGGTCGACGTGGGCGGCGGCAAGGGCGCGCTCCTCGGACGGCTGCTGAGTGCCCACCCCCATCTGGAGGGCGTCCTGCTGGAACGCCCGACGGCCCTGGAGGCGGCCCGCGCCGAACTCGCCGCGGCGGGCGTCGGCGCGCGCTGCTCCTTCGTCGCAGGGGACTTCACCGCCGCGGTGCCCGAGGGCGGCGACGTCTACCTGCTCTCCCGCATCCTGCACGACTGGGACGACGACCGCTGCCTGACCATCCTCGCCACCTGCGCGGCGGCGATGCGCCCCGGTGCCCGGCTGCTCGTCGTGGAACGCCTGCTGCCGCTCCCCGAGGGCACCCCGTCACCGGCGGTGGCGTGGGACGTCCACATGCTGTGCAACGTCGGCGGCAGGGAACGCCACGAGTCCCACTACCGGGCCCTGCTCACCCGGGCGGGCTTCACCCCGGGCGCCTGCCGGGCGCTGCCGCTGTCGGGGTTCTTGATCGAGGCGGTGCGGGCGGAGGGGTGA
- the chvE gene encoding multiple monosaccharide ABC transporter substrate-binding protein: MRTRRAALTAIAGAASLALTLTACGQSGEGGSKESSDGAKGGTIGIAMPTKSSERWIGDGNNVVRDLKALGYKTKLVYGEDDPDQQVSQIENLITQGVKGLIIAAIDNKSLNNVLQQAADAKIPVISYDRLILGSKNVDYYASFDNTKVGELQGNFIVDKLGLKDGKGPFNIELFAGSNDDNNTRYFFGGAMSVLQPYIDSKKLVVKSGQTKLTQVTTLRWDGTTAQKRMEDLLTSSYKSGRVDAVLSPYDGISIGIISALKSDGYGSKAKPLPVITGQDAELASVKSIISGQQTQTVYKDLRKLAKVAASMIDDSLNGKKPEVNDTKTYDNGSKVVPAYLLQPVSVDKSNYTKELVDTGYYKASELK, translated from the coding sequence ATGCGTACTCGCAGGGCCGCACTCACCGCGATAGCCGGAGCAGCCTCCCTCGCCCTCACCCTGACCGCGTGCGGCCAGAGCGGCGAGGGCGGCAGCAAGGAGAGCTCGGACGGCGCCAAGGGCGGCACGATCGGCATCGCGATGCCGACCAAGTCGTCCGAGCGCTGGATCGGCGACGGGAACAACGTTGTCAGGGACCTCAAGGCCCTCGGCTACAAGACCAAGCTGGTCTACGGCGAGGACGACCCCGACCAGCAGGTCTCGCAGATCGAGAACCTGATCACGCAGGGCGTCAAGGGCCTGATCATCGCGGCCATCGACAACAAGTCCCTCAACAACGTGCTCCAGCAGGCCGCGGACGCGAAGATCCCGGTGATCTCCTACGACCGGCTGATCCTCGGCTCGAAGAACGTCGACTACTACGCGTCCTTCGACAACACCAAGGTCGGCGAGTTGCAGGGCAACTTCATCGTCGACAAGCTCGGACTCAAGGACGGCAAGGGGCCGTTCAACATCGAGCTGTTCGCGGGCTCCAACGACGACAACAACACCCGGTACTTCTTCGGCGGCGCGATGAGCGTGCTCCAGCCGTACATCGACAGCAAGAAGCTCGTCGTCAAGTCCGGCCAGACCAAGCTCACCCAGGTGACCACGTTGCGCTGGGACGGCACCACCGCGCAGAAGCGCATGGAGGACCTCCTCACGTCGTCGTACAAGAGCGGCCGGGTCGACGCCGTCCTGTCGCCCTACGACGGCATCTCCATCGGCATCATCTCCGCGCTGAAGTCCGACGGTTACGGCTCCAAGGCCAAGCCGCTGCCGGTCATCACCGGGCAGGACGCCGAGCTGGCGTCGGTGAAGTCGATCATCTCGGGCCAGCAGACGCAGACCGTCTACAAGGACCTGCGCAAGCTCGCCAAGGTCGCCGCGAGCATGATCGACGACTCCCTCAACGGCAAGAAGCCCGAGGTCAACGACACCAAGACGTACGACAACGGCAGCAAGGTCGTGCCCGCCTACCTGCTCCAGCCGGTGAGCGTCGACAAGTCGAACTACACCAAGGAACTGGTCGACACCGGCTACTACAAGGCGAGCGAGCTCAAGTAG
- a CDS encoding intradiol ring-cleavage dioxygenase — MTDTSEATPTPIGRRTVLIATGATAAALAVTAAAPEAPTADAAHATPVAAAAVCTLTKEMTEGPYYLDGQYVRSDVTEGKAGVPLKLSLTVVDDDTCVPLSGALVEIWHCDALGEYSGFVGNNGHSEPDDGTFLRGGVLTTASGVANLTSVYPGWYRGRCVHIHVKVHTGVTLTSDGSFTGGRELHTGQLFFDEAITTKVAAVSPYPTNTVPRTTLARDSIYDGGGTASGLLTLTALGSSASAGYTGTLTLGVEQG; from the coding sequence ATGACAGACACGTCGGAAGCAACCCCCACCCCGATCGGGCGCCGCACCGTGCTGATCGCGACCGGCGCCACGGCAGCCGCTCTCGCCGTGACCGCCGCCGCGCCCGAGGCCCCCACGGCGGACGCCGCCCACGCCACCCCGGTGGCCGCGGCAGCCGTCTGCACCCTCACGAAGGAGATGACCGAAGGCCCCTACTACCTGGACGGACAGTACGTCCGCAGCGACGTCACCGAGGGCAAGGCGGGCGTCCCGCTGAAGCTGAGCCTCACCGTCGTCGACGACGACACCTGTGTGCCGCTCTCCGGCGCCCTGGTGGAGATCTGGCACTGCGACGCGCTCGGCGAGTACTCCGGGTTCGTCGGCAACAACGGCCACAGCGAACCGGACGACGGCACCTTCCTGCGCGGCGGGGTGCTGACCACCGCCTCCGGTGTCGCGAACCTCACCTCGGTCTACCCCGGCTGGTACCGGGGCCGCTGTGTGCACATCCACGTCAAGGTGCACACCGGCGTCACGCTCACCTCTGACGGCTCGTTCACCGGCGGCCGTGAACTCCACACCGGGCAGCTGTTCTTCGACGAGGCGATCACCACGAAGGTCGCGGCCGTCTCGCCGTACCCGACCAACACCGTCCCGCGCACCACCCTCGCCCGGGACTCCATCTACGACGGCGGGGGCACCGCCTCCGGTCTGCTCACCCTGACCGCGCTGGGGAGTTCGGCCTCGGCCGGCTACACCGGCACCCTCACCCTCGGCGTCGAGCAGGGCTGA
- a CDS encoding aminotransferase class I/II-fold pyridoxal phosphate-dependent enzyme, translating to MADNVTSLFRGTAAHSPSMAALAREGGDGSGPVDFCIPCNPYFPTPAMFEDMAARLRDIITYYPSSADTITAELCNLLQLPPQAVAMGNGSTELITWIDHLLVRESLAVPVPTFGRWTDQPMETGKRVDMFPLQESGGFALDLAQYAEFIRARGTRVAVICNPNNPDGGFLPKHSLVQFMDAMADLDLIVIDESFLEFADAEAEPSVVQEAMLRPNVVVLRSLGKNFGLHGIRFGYLVANPSLAGRVRSMLPKWNLNSFAEHVVFMLKEHGAEYAQSLHQVRRDRLDMASQLSSLPGLTVYPSQGNFLFVRLPVGAEGTVVRDRMLTEHRILVRECGNKIGSSSRFLRLVVRPQVDVRRLMSGLEQVLYGTRRGAAVPEQATGTGYSSGTAAVDRLVSATNGAGIPGLAAQALDAGAPGLPLAPGTGTPLPAAAALTGGGGLPMPAPATQPPPQPAMAPQPAGLPQPAATPLRLGAPQPAGLPQPGPQSYGNQQSFGGRQPIGNQQPIGAPPSFGGQQPMGAPQSFGGPQQLPTAPAAQAPMPTQPPPLPATAPAAMTGPTPPGVPARGGLTAAQVRGATAPGQELAPAPATGWPNAQSWPNAAGMGQTG from the coding sequence ATGGCCGACAACGTCACCTCGCTGTTCCGCGGTACCGCGGCCCACAGCCCGTCGATGGCGGCGTTGGCACGAGAAGGCGGCGACGGCTCGGGACCGGTCGACTTCTGCATCCCCTGCAATCCGTACTTCCCCACCCCGGCGATGTTCGAGGACATGGCGGCCCGGCTGCGCGACATCATCACGTACTACCCGAGCAGCGCCGACACGATCACCGCCGAGCTGTGCAACCTCCTCCAACTCCCGCCGCAGGCCGTCGCGATGGGCAACGGTTCGACCGAACTCATCACCTGGATCGACCACTTGCTGGTCCGTGAGTCCCTCGCCGTCCCCGTCCCCACCTTCGGCCGCTGGACCGACCAGCCCATGGAGACCGGCAAGCGGGTCGACATGTTCCCGCTCCAGGAGTCCGGCGGCTTCGCCCTCGACCTCGCCCAGTACGCCGAGTTCATCAGGGCCCGCGGCACCCGGGTCGCCGTCATCTGCAACCCGAACAACCCCGACGGCGGCTTCCTGCCCAAGCACTCCCTCGTCCAGTTCATGGACGCCATGGCCGACCTGGACCTGATCGTCATCGACGAGTCGTTCCTGGAGTTCGCGGACGCGGAGGCCGAACCGTCCGTCGTGCAGGAGGCGATGCTCCGCCCGAACGTCGTCGTGCTGCGCAGCCTCGGCAAGAACTTCGGCCTGCACGGCATCCGGTTCGGCTACCTCGTCGCCAACCCCTCGCTGGCCGGGCGGGTCCGCTCGATGCTGCCCAAGTGGAACCTCAACTCCTTCGCCGAGCACGTGGTGTTCATGCTGAAGGAGCACGGCGCCGAGTACGCGCAGAGCCTGCACCAGGTGCGCCGCGACCGCCTCGACATGGCGAGCCAGCTCTCCTCGCTGCCCGGCCTCACCGTCTACCCCTCGCAGGGCAACTTCCTCTTCGTGCGGCTGCCGGTGGGCGCCGAGGGCACGGTGGTGCGGGACCGGATGCTCACCGAGCACCGGATCCTGGTCCGCGAGTGCGGCAACAAGATCGGATCGTCCAGCCGCTTCCTGCGGCTGGTGGTACGCCCGCAGGTCGACGTGCGCCGCCTGATGTCCGGCCTCGAACAGGTGCTCTACGGGACCAGGAGGGGTGCCGCCGTGCCCGAGCAGGCCACCGGGACCGGCTACAGCTCGGGCACGGCGGCCGTCGACCGACTGGTCAGCGCCACGAACGGCGCCGGAATACCGGGCCTCGCCGCTCAGGCCCTCGACGCCGGTGCCCCGGGGCTCCCCCTCGCCCCGGGCACCGGTACACCCCTGCCCGCCGCTGCCGCCCTGACCGGCGGCGGGGGCCTCCCGATGCCCGCACCGGCGACGCAGCCACCCCCGCAGCCGGCCATGGCGCCCCAGCCCGCGGGACTGCCGCAGCCGGCCGCGACGCCCTTGCGGCTCGGCGCACCGCAGCCGGCCGGGCTGCCGCAGCCCGGCCCGCAGTCGTACGGGAACCAGCAGTCCTTCGGGGGCCGGCAGCCGATCGGGAACCAGCAGCCGATCGGGGCCCCGCCGTCGTTCGGGGGCCAGCAACCGATGGGCGCCCCGCAGTCGTTCGGGGGCCCGCAGCAACTCCCGACGGCACCCGCGGCTCAGGCGCCGATGCCGACGCAGCCGCCCCCGCTCCCCGCCACCGCCCCCGCCGCGATGACGGGACCGACCCCGCCGGGCGTCCCGGCCCGCGGCGGCCTCACCGCGGCCCAGGTCAGAGGCGCCACCGCGCCGGGCCAGGAACTGGCCCCGGCCCCGGCGACCGGCTGGCCCAACGCCCAGAGCTGGCCGAACGCGGCAGGGATGGGGCAGACGGGGTGA
- the mmsB gene encoding multiple monosaccharide ABC transporter permease, producing the protein MSTDVTDKPPASAPPGRSGGSGSGGGLLQLMLNGLRRNMRQYGMLIALGLIVVLFQVWTGGDLLLPRNVSNLVLQNSYILILAIGMMLVIIAGHIDLSVGSLTAFVGAFAAVLTVQHSVAWPVAVVLCLLVGALAGSVQGFLIAYLGIPSFIVTLAGMLLFRGLTEIFLQGQTLGPFPDGLQKLGNGFLPEVGPNTNYHNLTLLLGLLLLAFVVSQEVRDRRRQQEFSLDVLPRNAFLLKLVAIAAAILAVTMLLASYQGAPIILIVLGVLVVGYGYVMRNAVFGRHIYAIGGNLPAAKLSGVKDKKVTFLVFLNMGVLAALAGMVVAARLNAASPKAGLNFELEAIASSFIGGASMSGGVGTVLGAIIGGLVLGVLNNGMNLLSVGTDWQQVIKGLALLAAVGFDVWNKRKSGS; encoded by the coding sequence ATGAGCACCGACGTGACCGACAAGCCCCCGGCCTCGGCGCCGCCCGGCAGGAGCGGCGGCTCAGGCTCAGGCGGTGGCCTGCTCCAGCTGATGCTGAACGGCCTGCGCCGCAACATGCGCCAGTACGGCATGCTGATCGCGCTCGGCCTGATCGTGGTGCTGTTCCAGGTGTGGACGGGCGGCGACCTGCTGCTGCCGCGCAACGTCTCCAACCTGGTGCTCCAGAACAGCTACATCCTGATCCTCGCGATCGGCATGATGCTGGTGATCATCGCCGGGCACATCGATCTGTCGGTCGGCTCGCTGACCGCGTTCGTGGGCGCGTTCGCGGCGGTGCTGACCGTGCAGCACAGCGTGGCCTGGCCGGTCGCGGTGGTGCTGTGCCTGCTGGTGGGCGCGCTGGCCGGGTCGGTCCAGGGCTTCCTGATCGCGTATCTCGGCATACCGTCGTTCATCGTGACGCTCGCGGGGATGCTGCTGTTCCGCGGCCTGACCGAGATCTTCCTCCAGGGGCAGACCCTCGGCCCGTTCCCCGACGGCCTCCAGAAGCTCGGCAACGGCTTCCTGCCCGAGGTCGGCCCGAACACCAACTACCACAACCTCACCCTGCTGCTCGGTCTGCTGCTGCTGGCGTTCGTGGTCTCCCAGGAGGTCCGCGACCGCAGGCGCCAGCAGGAGTTCTCCCTCGACGTGCTGCCGCGCAACGCGTTCCTGCTGAAGCTGGTCGCGATCGCCGCGGCGATCCTCGCGGTCACCATGCTGCTGGCCAGCTACCAGGGGGCGCCGATCATCCTGATCGTCCTCGGGGTGCTGGTGGTCGGCTACGGCTATGTGATGCGCAACGCCGTCTTCGGCCGGCACATCTACGCGATCGGCGGCAACCTGCCGGCCGCGAAGCTGTCGGGCGTCAAGGACAAGAAGGTCACCTTCCTGGTCTTCCTGAACATGGGCGTGCTCGCGGCCCTGGCGGGCATGGTCGTCGCCGCCCGGCTGAACGCGGCGTCCCCGAAGGCCGGTCTGAACTTCGAACTCGAGGCCATCGCCTCGTCGTTCATCGGTGGCGCGTCCATGAGCGGCGGTGTCGGCACCGTCCTCGGCGCGATCATCGGCGGTCTGGTCCTCGGGGTGCTTAACAACGGCATGAACCTGCTGAGCGTCGGCACCGACTGGCAACAGGTCATCAAGGGCCTCGCCCTGCTCGCGGCGGTCGGCTTCGACGTGTGGAACAAGCGCAAGTCCGGTTCGTAA
- the mmsA gene encoding multiple monosaccharide ABC transporter ATP-binding protein codes for MAGPVLEMRSIVKTFPGVKALSDVTLTVRQGEVHAICGENGAGKSTLMKVLSGVHPHGTYEGEILFEGDPCAFKDIRASEQHGIVIIHQELALVPFLSLAENIFLGNEHASRGFINWNDTLRHASELLRRVGLTDHPETRISDIGVGKQQLVEIAKALSKKVKLLILDEPTAALNDEDSAKLLDLILELKKQGITSIIISHKLNEIRRVADSVTILRDGRSIETLDVAAPETTEDRIISGMVGRDLDNRFPDRTPYAGEPDAAPALEIRNWTVHHPIDQQRKVVDNVSVQVRRGEIVGIAGLMGAGRTELAMSVFGRTYGRHAGGTVLKDGTEIRTRTVPEAVRHGIAYVTEDRKHYGLNLIDTINRNISLTALSKVAKRGVVDEHEERQVAERFRKSMNIKAPTVFEPVGKLSGGNQQKVVLSKWIFAGPDVLILDEPTRGIDVGAKYEIYTVIDQLAAEGKAVVFISSELPELLGMCDRIYTMAAGRLTGEVPRAEATQEVLMRQMTKDKEVTR; via the coding sequence ATGGCGGGACCCGTCCTGGAAATGCGCTCGATCGTCAAGACCTTTCCCGGCGTCAAAGCGCTGTCGGACGTCACCCTGACCGTCCGCCAGGGCGAGGTCCACGCCATCTGCGGTGAGAACGGCGCCGGGAAGTCCACCTTGATGAAGGTGCTCTCCGGCGTCCATCCGCACGGCACGTACGAGGGCGAGATCCTCTTCGAGGGCGACCCGTGCGCCTTCAAGGACATCAGGGCAAGCGAGCAGCACGGCATCGTGATCATCCATCAGGAGCTGGCGCTCGTGCCGTTCCTGTCGCTCGCCGAGAACATCTTCCTCGGCAACGAGCACGCCTCGCGCGGCTTCATCAACTGGAACGACACCCTGCGGCACGCGAGCGAGCTGCTGCGCCGGGTGGGTCTGACCGACCACCCCGAGACCCGGATCTCCGACATCGGGGTGGGCAAGCAGCAGCTCGTGGAGATCGCCAAGGCGCTCTCCAAGAAGGTGAAGCTGCTCATCCTGGACGAGCCGACGGCGGCCCTGAACGACGAGGACAGCGCCAAACTCCTCGATCTCATACTGGAGTTGAAGAAGCAGGGCATCACCTCGATCATCATCTCCCACAAGCTCAACGAGATCCGGCGGGTCGCCGACTCGGTGACGATCCTGCGCGACGGCCGCTCCATCGAGACCCTCGACGTGGCGGCGCCGGAGACCACCGAGGACCGGATCATCTCCGGGATGGTCGGCCGCGACCTCGACAACCGCTTCCCCGACCGCACCCCCTACGCGGGCGAACCGGACGCGGCGCCGGCCCTGGAGATCCGCAACTGGACCGTCCACCACCCGATCGACCAGCAGCGCAAGGTCGTCGACAACGTGTCGGTGCAGGTGCGGCGCGGGGAGATCGTCGGCATCGCGGGGCTGATGGGCGCGGGCCGCACCGAGCTGGCGATGAGCGTCTTCGGGCGCACCTACGGCCGGCACGCGGGCGGCACGGTCCTCAAGGACGGCACGGAGATCCGCACCAGGACGGTCCCCGAGGCGGTGCGGCACGGCATCGCGTACGTCACCGAGGACCGCAAGCACTACGGCCTCAACCTCATCGACACCATCAACCGGAACATCTCGCTGACCGCGCTGAGCAAGGTCGCCAAGCGGGGCGTGGTGGACGAGCACGAGGAACGGCAGGTCGCCGAGCGGTTCCGGAAGTCCATGAACATCAAGGCGCCGACGGTCTTCGAGCCGGTCGGCAAGCTGTCGGGCGGCAACCAGCAGAAGGTCGTCCTCAGCAAGTGGATCTTCGCCGGTCCTGACGTGCTGATCCTCGACGAACCGACCCGCGGCATCGACGTGGGCGCCAAGTACGAGATCTACACGGTCATCGACCAGCTGGCGGCCGAGGGCAAGGCGGTCGTCTTCATCTCCTCCGAGCTGCCCGAGCTGCTCGGCATGTGCGATCGCATCTACACCATGGCCGCCGGGCGGCTCACCGGTGAGGTCCCGCGGGCCGAGGCCACGCAGGAAGTGCTGATGCGTCAGATGACGAAGGACAAAGAGGTAACCCGATGA
- a CDS encoding 4-hydroxybenzoate 3-monooxygenase, giving the protein MGKRFDDATAQVGVAIVGAGPAGLVLANLLLDQGIDCVVLERRERAAVESRARAGFLAATAVETLTRNGLGDGLLARGRTHRTCLFRGERGEFTLDYSRAGRREPHTVYPQQELVRDLLTAYLRRGGDLRFGARVTRVTPGLVRLHDGDEVRARYVAGCDGHRGATRAALTARGTRTARWDHGVTWLAVLAAAGPSMAAVGYALHERGFAGHMARTDTVTRYYLQVPRGTDPADWSDDRIWTELSLRMRTAEHGPLRPGAVLERTVVDLRCDVLERPGAGRLWLAGDAAGLISPSAAKGANLAVVQAATLAPALAAALAHGDSKGLDRYAEDCLPRVWRAHEFSHWMSGLLHGPAGHGPEARYGRALQYARLESLRTSRAHQDHFAENYTGV; this is encoded by the coding sequence ATGGGGAAACGATTCGACGACGCCACGGCGCAGGTCGGGGTGGCGATCGTCGGGGCGGGACCGGCCGGCCTCGTGCTGGCCAACCTGCTGCTCGACCAGGGCATCGACTGCGTCGTCCTGGAACGGCGGGAACGCGCGGCGGTGGAGAGCCGCGCCCGCGCCGGATTCCTGGCCGCGACCGCCGTCGAGACGCTCACCCGCAACGGCCTCGGCGACGGCCTGCTGGCCCGCGGCCGAACCCACCGCACCTGCCTGTTCCGCGGCGAGCGCGGCGAGTTCACGCTCGACTACTCCCGGGCCGGCCGGCGCGAGCCGCACACCGTCTACCCGCAGCAGGAACTGGTGCGCGACCTGCTGACCGCGTACCTGCGCCGCGGCGGCGACCTCCGCTTCGGCGCCCGGGTCACGCGGGTGACCCCCGGCCTGGTCCGCCTCCACGACGGCGACGAGGTGCGCGCCCGCTACGTCGCCGGCTGCGACGGGCACCGGGGCGCCACCCGCGCCGCCCTCACGGCCCGCGGCACCCGCACCGCCCGCTGGGACCACGGCGTGACCTGGCTCGCGGTGCTCGCCGCGGCCGGCCCCAGCATGGCCGCCGTCGGATACGCCCTGCACGAGAGGGGATTCGCCGGCCACATGGCGCGCACCGACACCGTCACCCGCTACTACCTCCAGGTCCCGCGCGGCACCGACCCCGCCGACTGGAGCGACGACCGGATCTGGACCGAACTATCCCTCCGGATGCGGACCGCCGAGCACGGCCCGCTGCGGCCGGGCGCCGTCCTGGAGCGCACCGTCGTCGATCTGCGCTGCGACGTCCTGGAGCGCCCGGGAGCCGGCCGGCTCTGGCTCGCGGGCGACGCCGCGGGACTCATCAGTCCCTCCGCGGCCAAGGGCGCCAACCTCGCCGTCGTCCAGGCCGCAACCCTCGCCCCCGCCCTCGCGGCGGCCCTCGCCCACGGCGACTCCAAGGGCCTCGACCGGTACGCCGAGGACTGCCTGCCCCGGGTGTGGCGGGCCCACGAGTTCTCGCACTGGATGAGCGGCCTGCTGCACGGCCCGGCGGGCCACGGCCCCGAGGCCCGCTACGGGCGCGCGCTCCAGTACGCGCGCCTGGAGAGCCTGCGCACCTCCCGCGCCCACCAGGACCACTTCGCCGAGAACTACACCGGCGTCTGA
- a CDS encoding aldose epimerase family protein translates to MELNRRTVIATAAAAGVAATSLGGTAHAARGGGLPVRSLFGRLADGTKVHLWSLENGGTRLKVLSYGGAVHALEIPDRRGRYGNVVLGLGSLDEYVASSPFFGALIGRYGNRIGKGRFTLDGTAHQLSVNDGVNTLHGGAQGFDKRVWDVEPFAEGSDVGLRLHYVSGDGEMGFPGTLRTTVTYTLTRRGAWRVDYRATTDKATVVNLTSHVYWNLAGEGSGSVEDHELTIAASRYTPTDPGLIPTGELAKVAGTPFDFRSGKTIGRDLRAGHTQQVRAKGFDHNWVLDKGVTARPEPVATLRDPRSGRTLTLATDQPGLQFYSGNFLDGTLTGTGGRTYRQGDALCLETQHFPDSPNQPSFPSTVLRPGRTYRTTTVHTFGV, encoded by the coding sequence ATGGAACTGAACAGACGCACCGTCATCGCCACAGCCGCCGCCGCTGGGGTGGCCGCGACCTCGCTCGGCGGCACCGCGCACGCCGCCCGGGGCGGCGGCCTGCCGGTCAGGTCCCTCTTCGGCAGGCTCGCCGACGGCACGAAGGTCCACCTCTGGTCGCTGGAGAACGGCGGCACCCGGCTGAAGGTCCTCTCCTACGGCGGCGCCGTCCACGCGCTGGAGATCCCCGACCGGCGCGGCCGGTACGGCAACGTCGTCCTCGGCCTCGGCAGCCTCGACGAGTACGTCGCGAGCAGCCCGTTCTTCGGCGCCCTGATCGGCCGCTACGGCAACCGCATCGGCAAGGGCCGCTTCACCCTCGACGGGACGGCACACCAGCTGTCCGTCAACGACGGCGTCAACACCCTGCACGGCGGCGCCCAGGGCTTCGACAAGCGAGTCTGGGACGTCGAGCCGTTCGCCGAGGGCTCCGACGTCGGCCTGCGCCTCCACTACGTCAGCGGCGACGGCGAGATGGGCTTCCCCGGCACGCTGCGCACGACGGTGACGTACACCCTCACCCGGCGCGGCGCCTGGCGCGTCGACTACCGGGCGACCACCGACAAGGCCACCGTCGTCAACCTGACCAGCCACGTCTACTGGAACCTGGCGGGCGAGGGCAGCGGCTCCGTCGAGGACCACGAGCTGACGATCGCCGCCTCCCGCTACACCCCCACCGACCCCGGGCTCATCCCCACCGGCGAGCTGGCGAAGGTGGCGGGCACCCCCTTCGACTTCCGGTCGGGGAAGACGATCGGACGTGACCTGCGGGCCGGGCACACGCAGCAGGTGCGGGCGAAGGGGTTCGACCACAACTGGGTGCTCGACAAGGGCGTCACGGCCCGCCCCGAACCGGTGGCGACCCTGCGCGACCCGCGCTCGGGCCGCACCCTCACCCTCGCCACCGACCAGCCGGGGCTGCAATTTTACTCGGGCAACTTCCTCGACGGCACCCTCACCGGGACCGGCGGCCGCACCTACCGGCAGGGCGACGCGCTCTGCCTGGAGACGCAGCACTTCCCGGACTCCCCGAACCAGCCGTCGTTCCCGTCCACCGTGCTCAGGCCGGGCCGCACCTACCGCACGACCACGGTGCACACCTTCGGTGTCTGA